From a region of the Streptomyces tirandamycinicus genome:
- a CDS encoding anti-sigma factor has translation MSAAAKGAGRDAELHTLTGAYALNALGDRERARFERHLAVCQACAQEVRELGATAVRLGLAATEIPPSAMKSQVMARISAVRQEPPKVAAAEAGRIPPPVHRARPAGRRRLAGFVLAACVAGLAALGGVAVVQQRAADEARVEARAAVELAQQHTQALADVLTAPDVRTRSTALGQGATGTVAFSRERDRAVFLASGLPRPDDGRVYQLWFADDGTMRPAGLLASTGSAEALLMDGGVGRATGMGITVEPAGGSTAPTSEPLGLLSFSAR, from the coding sequence ATGAGCGCCGCCGCGAAGGGAGCGGGGCGGGACGCCGAACTGCACACGCTGACCGGCGCGTACGCCCTCAACGCGCTGGGCGACCGGGAACGCGCCCGGTTCGAGCGGCATCTGGCCGTGTGCCAGGCGTGTGCGCAGGAGGTACGGGAGCTGGGTGCGACGGCGGTACGGCTCGGCCTCGCCGCGACCGAGATCCCGCCGTCCGCGATGAAGTCCCAGGTGATGGCGCGGATCTCGGCCGTGCGCCAGGAGCCGCCCAAGGTCGCCGCGGCGGAGGCGGGCCGCATCCCGCCCCCGGTGCACAGGGCTCGCCCGGCCGGCCGGCGCAGGCTCGCCGGGTTCGTCCTCGCCGCGTGCGTCGCCGGGCTCGCGGCGCTGGGCGGGGTGGCGGTGGTGCAGCAGCGAGCCGCCGACGAGGCACGGGTCGAGGCCCGCGCGGCGGTCGAACTGGCGCAGCAGCACACCCAGGCGCTCGCGGACGTGCTCACCGCGCCCGATGTGCGCACGCGGAGCACGGCGCTCGGTCAGGGGGCGACCGGTACGGTCGCCTTCTCCCGCGAGCGGGATCGCGCCGTGTTCCTCGCGTCGGGCCTGCCGCGGCCGGACGACGGCCGGGTGTACCAGCTCTGGTTCGCGGACGACGGCACGATGCGCCCGGCCGGGCTGCTCGCGTCGACGGGCAGTGCGGAGGCGTTGCTCATGGACGGTGGCGTCGGCCGGGCGACGGGCATGGGCATCACCGTCGAGCCGGCCGGCGGCTCCACCGCTCCCACCTCCGAGCCGCTGGGGCTGCTGAGCTTCTCGGCCAGGTAG
- a CDS encoding sigma-70 family RNA polymerase sigma factor — MKEAIHITGAPSAGPGLDELLVRVARGDQQAFSRVYDAVCGPVLGVVRGVLRDPAQSEEVTQEVLVELWRTAARYQPSRGSALTWTLTLAHRRAVDRVRSAQAAAERERKAARLGGTPAFDDVVEQVEARLEREQVRRCLRTLTELQRQSVTLAYYRGLAYREVAELLAVPLGTVKTRMRDGLIRLRDCLGVNA, encoded by the coding sequence GTGAAGGAAGCGATACACATCACAGGGGCACCATCGGCGGGGCCGGGGCTGGACGAACTGCTCGTCCGGGTCGCGCGCGGCGATCAGCAGGCCTTCTCGCGTGTGTACGACGCGGTCTGCGGACCCGTACTCGGCGTCGTGCGCGGGGTGTTGCGCGATCCGGCACAGTCGGAGGAAGTCACCCAGGAGGTCCTGGTGGAGCTGTGGCGGACCGCCGCGCGCTACCAGCCGTCGCGCGGCTCCGCTCTCACCTGGACGCTGACCCTCGCCCACCGCCGCGCCGTGGACCGCGTACGCTCCGCGCAGGCCGCCGCCGAACGCGAGCGGAAGGCCGCCCGGCTCGGCGGCACACCGGCGTTCGACGACGTCGTCGAACAGGTCGAGGCCCGGCTGGAACGGGAGCAGGTACGGCGCTGTCTGCGGACGCTGACCGAGCTCCAGCGCCAGTCGGTGACCCTGGCGTACTACCGCGGCCTCGCCTACCGGGAGGTCGCCGAACTGCTCGCGGTGCCACTGGGCACCGTGAAGACACGGATGCGCGACGGACTGATCCGCCTGCGCGACTGCCTGGGGGTGAACGCATGA
- a CDS encoding siderophore-interacting protein, with protein MAETAARRAPQVHEARVLRAERITPHMVRLVLGGEGLASFALEGFTDHYVKVVFPVPGVPYPEPFDMARIREEFPRDRWPSNRTYTVRSWDAVHRELVIDFVVHGDEGLAGPWAARVQPGETVRLLGPGGGYAPDPAADWHLLAGDESALPAIAASLERMPVGARVHAFVEIAGPEEEQKIATPDGVAVTWLHRGARPVGEALIAAVRELDFPEGDVHAFVHGEAGAVRELRRHLRLERGIPRERLSVSGYWRLGKSDEAWRAVKRDWNAEVEREQEA; from the coding sequence GTGGCAGAGACAGCCGCCCGCAGGGCACCGCAGGTCCACGAGGCGCGGGTGCTGCGCGCGGAACGGATCACGCCGCACATGGTCCGTCTCGTCCTCGGTGGTGAGGGACTGGCCTCGTTCGCCCTGGAGGGGTTCACCGACCACTATGTGAAGGTCGTCTTCCCGGTGCCCGGTGTGCCCTACCCCGAGCCGTTCGACATGGCCCGGATCCGCGAGGAGTTCCCACGCGACCGGTGGCCGAGCAATCGGACGTACACCGTCCGCTCCTGGGACGCCGTCCACCGCGAGCTCGTCATCGACTTCGTGGTCCACGGCGACGAGGGCCTCGCCGGGCCGTGGGCGGCCCGGGTGCAGCCCGGCGAGACCGTGCGGCTGCTGGGCCCCGGCGGAGGCTACGCACCCGACCCGGCGGCGGACTGGCACCTGCTCGCGGGGGACGAGAGCGCGCTCCCGGCCATCGCCGCCTCGCTGGAGCGGATGCCGGTGGGCGCGCGGGTCCATGCCTTCGTCGAGATCGCCGGCCCCGAGGAGGAGCAGAAGATCGCCACCCCGGACGGGGTCGCCGTCACCTGGCTGCACCGGGGCGCCCGTCCCGTCGGCGAGGCGCTGATCGCCGCGGTGCGCGAACTGGACTTCCCCGAGGGCGATGTGCACGCCTTCGTGCACGGCGAGGCGGGCGCGGTACGCGAACTGCGCCGCCACCTCCGGCTGGAGCGCGGCATCCCCCGGGAGCGGCTGTCGGTGTCCGGCTACTGGCGGCTGGGCAAGTCCGACGAGGCCTGGCGGGCCGTCAAGCGCGACTGGAACGCGGAAGTGGAGCGCGAGCAGGAGGCGTAG
- a CDS encoding LysR family transcriptional regulator yields MSDGERGPVAHRVPDLAALELLLAVARHGSLGRAARELGVTQPAASSRIRSMERQLGVALVDRSPRGSRLTDAGALVTDWARRIVEAAEAFDAGAQALRDRRDSRLRVAASMTIAEYLLPGWLIALRQQRPGTAVSLLAGNSAAVAERLLRGEADLGFVEGLAVPEGLDGAVVGHDRLVVVAAPGHEWTRRRSPLPPEKLAAAPLVLRERGSGTRQVLDSALAAHGGLAEPLLELASTTAVKAAAVSGAGPAVLSELAVTEELASRRLVRIPVEGVRLRRDLRAVWPHGHRPTGPARDLLSLTRSAG; encoded by the coding sequence ATGAGCGATGGGGAACGCGGGCCGGTGGCCCACCGGGTGCCCGACCTTGCCGCGCTGGAACTGCTGCTCGCGGTGGCCCGTCACGGGAGCCTCGGGCGCGCCGCCCGGGAACTCGGTGTGACCCAGCCCGCGGCGAGCAGCCGGATCCGCTCCATGGAGCGGCAGTTGGGCGTCGCGCTGGTGGACCGCTCGCCGCGTGGCTCCCGGCTGACCGACGCGGGGGCGCTGGTCACGGACTGGGCGCGGCGGATCGTGGAGGCGGCCGAGGCCTTCGACGCCGGGGCGCAGGCGCTGCGGGACCGGCGCGACTCCCGGCTGAGGGTCGCCGCCAGCATGACCATCGCCGAGTACCTGCTCCCCGGCTGGCTGATCGCACTCCGCCAGCAGCGCCCGGGCACCGCGGTGTCCCTGCTCGCGGGCAACTCGGCGGCGGTCGCCGAGCGCCTGCTGCGGGGCGAGGCGGATCTCGGCTTCGTCGAGGGCCTCGCCGTGCCGGAAGGACTCGACGGCGCGGTCGTCGGGCACGACCGGCTCGTCGTCGTCGCGGCGCCTGGGCACGAGTGGACGCGCCGGCGCTCTCCGCTGCCGCCCGAGAAGCTCGCCGCCGCCCCGCTGGTGCTGCGCGAGCGGGGCTCCGGCACCCGGCAGGTGCTCGACTCGGCGCTCGCCGCCCACGGCGGTCTGGCCGAGCCCCTGCTCGAACTCGCCTCCACCACCGCGGTGAAGGCCGCCGCGGTGAGTGGTGCGGGTCCCGCGGTCCTCAGCGAACTGGCGGTGACGGAGGAGCTGGCGTCCCGCCGCCTCGTCCGCATCCCCGTCGAGGGGGTCCGCCTCCGCCGCGACCTCCGCGCGGTCTGGCCGCACGGCCACCGTCCGACGGGCCCGGCCCGCGACCTGCTGTCGCTGACGCGGTCCGCGGGCTGA
- a CDS encoding 5'-3' exonuclease — translation MLLDTASLYFRAYYGVPDSVRAPDGTPVNAVRGLLEFITRLVQDHRPDELVACMDADWRPHWRVELIPSYKAHRVAVETVAGPDEEEVPDTLSPQVPVIEEMLDAFGIARVGVAGYEADDVIGTLAARATGPVDIVSGDRDLYQLVDDARGIRVLYPLKGVGMMQATDEAVLREKYGVDGPGYADLALLRGDPSDGLPGVPGIGEKTAAKLLAAHGDLAGIMAAVDDPASGLTPAQRRRLDEARPYLAVAPKVVRVADDVPLPRFDPALPREARDPAGLDELAARWGLGRVVGRLRTELAGTNPPH, via the coding sequence ATGCTCCTCGACACCGCCTCTCTGTACTTCCGCGCCTACTACGGGGTGCCGGACTCCGTGCGCGCCCCCGACGGCACGCCCGTCAACGCCGTCCGCGGACTCCTGGAGTTCATCACCCGGCTGGTCCAGGACCACCGCCCGGACGAGCTGGTGGCCTGCATGGACGCGGACTGGCGGCCGCACTGGCGGGTCGAGCTGATCCCCTCGTACAAGGCCCACCGGGTGGCGGTGGAGACCGTGGCGGGGCCGGACGAGGAGGAGGTCCCGGACACCCTTTCGCCACAGGTCCCCGTCATCGAGGAGATGCTGGACGCCTTCGGCATCGCCCGGGTCGGCGTCGCGGGGTACGAGGCGGACGACGTGATCGGCACGCTCGCGGCGCGGGCGACGGGCCCGGTCGACATCGTCAGCGGCGACCGCGACCTGTACCAGCTCGTGGACGACGCCCGCGGGATCCGCGTGCTCTACCCGCTGAAGGGCGTCGGCATGATGCAGGCGACCGACGAGGCGGTGCTGCGGGAGAAGTACGGTGTGGACGGCCCGGGTTACGCCGACCTGGCCCTGCTGCGCGGCGACCCGAGCGACGGGCTGCCCGGGGTGCCGGGCATCGGTGAGAAGACGGCGGCGAAGCTGCTGGCCGCGCACGGGGACCTGGCCGGGATCATGGCCGCGGTGGACGACCCGGCGTCCGGGCTGACGCCGGCCCAGCGCAGGCGGCTGGACGAGGCGCGGCCCTACCTGGCGGTCGCCCCGAAGGTGGTCCGGGTCGCGGACGACGTGCCGCTGCCCCGCTTCGACCCGGCCCTGCCGAGGGAGGCACGCGACCCGGCCGGGCTCGACGAGCTCGCCGCGCGCTGGGGTCTGGGCAGGGTGGTGGGCCGGCTGCGGACCGAGCTGGCGGGCACGAATCCCCCGCACTGA
- a CDS encoding C4-dicarboxylate ABC transporter, producing MVTAAHPRSASRSASRCAPSGPLRRVTPVPRLRRLGPNWYSAVMGTASVAIAGASLPASTIAVAPAAPAAPVTAASVTAASVTAAPVTAAPVAAAPVTAVSPVALPAPAGLQDVLEAVWVLSALALAALLAARAAHWVRHRDQARADLLDPAVAPFQGCMAMALLAVGIGSLTVGGGVIGEHAAVVTAWVLFAAGTAAGLTAALAVPYLLLTRRRVTAGDASPVWLLPVVAPMVAATLGAMLVGRVPAGGWRRTALLGCYGLFVLSLVAVLAVLPLVTARLLREGPPPLALTPALFLVLGPLGQSTTAVHRLADAAPSAVGGADAAALGSFATAYGTAALGLALLWLVPAAALVVRAARRGMPFAMTWWAFTFPVGTCVTGAAALSARTGTAAPGWAAAGLYAFLVAAWAVAGALTLRGLAGGALPAAPSEPPPATGRTR from the coding sequence ATGGTCACCGCCGCCCATCCCCGCTCCGCCTCCCGCTCCGCTTCCCGCTGCGCGCCCTCCGGTCCGCTCCGCCGCGTCACCCCCGTTCCGCGGCTGCGCCGTCTCGGACCGAACTGGTACTCCGCCGTGATGGGCACGGCATCGGTGGCCATCGCGGGTGCGTCGCTGCCGGCGTCCACGATCGCGGTGGCCCCCGCTGCTCCGGCGGCTCCCGTGACTGCGGCTTCCGTGACTGCGGCTTCCGTGACTGCGGCTCCGGTGACTGCGGCTCCCGTGGCTGCGGCTCCCGTCACCGCGGTGTCTCCGGTGGCTCTGCCCGCTCCGGCGGGACTGCAGGACGTACTGGAGGCGGTGTGGGTGCTGTCCGCGCTGGCCCTCGCGGCCCTGCTCGCCGCGCGCGCCGCGCACTGGGTCCGGCACCGCGACCAGGCGCGCGCCGACCTCCTGGACCCGGCGGTCGCCCCGTTCCAGGGCTGCATGGCGATGGCGCTCCTCGCCGTCGGCATCGGCTCGCTCACGGTCGGCGGCGGTGTGATCGGCGAGCACGCGGCGGTCGTGACGGCGTGGGTGCTGTTCGCCGCGGGCACCGCGGCGGGGCTCACCGCCGCGCTGGCGGTCCCGTACCTGCTGCTGACCCGGCGCCGGGTCACGGCGGGGGACGCGTCCCCGGTGTGGCTGCTGCCCGTGGTGGCCCCGATGGTGGCGGCGACACTGGGCGCGATGCTCGTGGGCCGGGTGCCCGCCGGAGGGTGGCGCAGGACCGCGCTGCTGGGCTGCTACGGGCTGTTCGTCCTGAGCCTGGTCGCCGTGCTCGCCGTCCTGCCGCTGGTGACGGCGCGGCTCCTCCGCGAGGGCCCTCCGCCGCTCGCCCTGACGCCGGCCCTGTTCCTGGTGCTCGGGCCCCTGGGCCAGTCGACCACCGCCGTGCACCGGCTGGCGGACGCGGCTCCCTCGGCGGTCGGAGGGGCGGACGCGGCGGCCCTCGGGTCCTTCGCGACCGCCTACGGGACCGCCGCCCTCGGCCTCGCCCTGCTGTGGCTCGTCCCGGCCGCCGCCCTGGTGGTGCGGGCGGCGCGCCGGGGCATGCCCTTCGCGATGACCTGGTGGGCGTTCACCTTCCCGGTCGGCACCTGCGTCACGGGGGCGGCGGCGCTGTCCGCCCGTACCGGTACGGCGGCTCCCGGGTGGGCGGCGGCCGGGCTCTACGCGTTCCTGGTCGCGGCGTGGGCCGTGGCCGGGGCCCTCACGCTGCGGGGTCTCGCCGGCGGAGCGCTGCCCGCAGCACCGTCGGAGCCGCCGCCAGCGACGGGCCGTACCAGGTGA
- a CDS encoding ABC transporter permease/substrate binding protein, giving the protein MPRLPLGDWVDGGVDWLQSRLSWLFDAVSAAVTGMYDGIDAALSAPEPLLFAGILAVAAWWLRGLLAGGLAFAGFAVIDSVELWDDAMSTLSLVLVATVVTLLIAVPLGIWASRSKTVSAVIRPVLDFMQTMPAMVYLIPGIIFFGVGVVPGIIATIVFALPPGVRMTELGIRQVDKELVEAAEAFGTTPRDTLVRVQLPLALPTIMAGVNQVIMLGLSMVVIAGMVGGGGLGGAVYRAIGNVDIGLGFEAGVSIVILAMYLDRMTGALGRQVSPLGRRALARARTAASGPRIWNHRPQPVVALAGAVVLALVAGGMGVFGGATPAGAGGAGDIGRGKKISVGYIPWDEGIASTFLWKELLERRGFEVEARQLEAGSLYTGLAGGQIDFQTDSWLPVTHAQYWDKYRDKLEDKGSWYGPTSLELSVPSYVKGVDSLDDLKGKAGQFKGRIVGIEPSAGMMGLLKDKVLKEYGLEGEYDVVDGSTPGMLAELKRAYDKKEPVVTTLWSPHWAYSTYDLKKLEDPKGSWGKGDGIHTLARKGFSEENPRVGKWLQDFKMTEDQLTGLEAKIQETGKGKEQDAVRAWLKENPGLADAWTPVPGKASNGS; this is encoded by the coding sequence GTGCCTAGGCTTCCCCTCGGCGACTGGGTCGACGGCGGCGTCGACTGGCTCCAGTCCCGCCTCTCCTGGCTGTTCGACGCCGTCAGCGCGGCCGTCACCGGCATGTACGACGGCATCGACGCGGCGCTGTCCGCACCCGAGCCGCTGCTCTTCGCGGGCATCCTCGCCGTCGCGGCCTGGTGGCTGCGCGGCCTGCTCGCGGGCGGCCTGGCCTTCGCCGGCTTCGCGGTGATCGACTCCGTCGAGCTGTGGGACGACGCCATGTCGACCCTCTCGCTGGTGCTCGTCGCCACCGTCGTCACCCTGCTGATCGCGGTGCCCCTGGGCATCTGGGCGTCGCGCTCCAAGACCGTCAGCGCCGTGATCCGCCCGGTCCTGGACTTCATGCAGACCATGCCGGCCATGGTCTACCTGATCCCCGGCATCATCTTCTTCGGCGTCGGCGTCGTCCCCGGCATCATCGCCACCATCGTCTTCGCGCTGCCGCCGGGTGTGCGGATGACCGAGCTCGGCATCCGCCAAGTCGACAAGGAGCTGGTGGAGGCCGCGGAGGCGTTCGGCACCACGCCGCGCGACACGCTGGTCCGCGTGCAGCTGCCGCTCGCCCTGCCCACGATCATGGCCGGTGTCAACCAGGTGATCATGCTGGGCCTGTCCATGGTGGTCATCGCCGGCATGGTCGGCGGCGGCGGTCTCGGCGGCGCCGTCTACCGCGCCATCGGCAACGTCGACATCGGGCTCGGCTTCGAGGCGGGCGTCTCCATCGTCATCCTCGCCATGTACCTGGACCGGATGACCGGCGCGCTGGGCCGCCAGGTCTCACCCCTCGGGCGCCGGGCCCTGGCGCGGGCCAGGACCGCGGCCAGCGGGCCGAGGATCTGGAACCACCGCCCCCAGCCCGTGGTCGCCCTGGCCGGTGCCGTGGTCCTCGCGCTCGTCGCGGGCGGCATGGGCGTGTTCGGCGGCGCCACGCCCGCCGGGGCCGGCGGCGCCGGCGACATCGGCCGGGGCAAGAAGATCTCCGTGGGCTACATCCCGTGGGACGAGGGCATCGCCTCCACCTTCCTCTGGAAGGAGCTGCTGGAGCGCCGCGGCTTCGAGGTCGAGGCCAGGCAGCTGGAGGCCGGCTCGCTCTACACCGGTCTCGCCGGCGGGCAGATCGACTTCCAGACGGACTCCTGGCTCCCGGTCACCCACGCCCAGTACTGGGACAAGTACCGCGACAAGCTGGAGGACAAGGGCTCCTGGTACGGCCCGACCTCCCTGGAGCTGTCGGTGCCCTCGTACGTCAAGGGCGTCGACTCCCTGGACGACCTGAAGGGCAAGGCCGGCCAGTTCAAGGGCCGCATCGTCGGCATCGAGCCGAGCGCCGGAATGATGGGGCTGCTCAAGGACAAGGTCCTCAAGGAGTACGGCCTGGAGGGCGAGTACGACGTCGTCGACGGCTCCACCCCCGGCATGCTCGCCGAGCTGAAGCGGGCGTACGACAAGAAGGAGCCCGTCGTCACCACCCTGTGGTCGCCGCACTGGGCCTACAGCACCTACGACCTGAAGAAGCTCGAGGACCCCAAGGGCAGCTGGGGCAAGGGCGACGGCATCCACACCCTGGCCCGCAAGGGCTTCTCCGAGGAGAACCCCCGGGTCGGCAAGTGGCTCCAGGACTTCAAGATGACCGAGGACCAGCTCACCGGCCTGGAGGCGAAGATCCAGGAGACGGGCAAGGGCAAGGAGCAGGACGCCGTCCGCGCCTGGCTGAAGGAGAACCCCGGCCTCGCCGACGCATGGACACCGGTCCCCGGGAAGGCGTCGAACGGCTCGTAG
- a CDS encoding helix-turn-helix domain-containing protein, giving the protein MGDKEALRVGSAVRRRRRALDLTLAAVAGRSGLSVPFLSQIENERARPSMRSLHRVADALETTAAELLAAADSCRVVDVVRADDATLAARPGVRHLVRGHHQLHAVEFTGEQDAGGEHQHRNDELMYVADGAAEVEAEGRAHRLEKGDTLFLSGGVLHRWRATRPGTRLLVVAVADHIEAVAP; this is encoded by the coding sequence ATGGGAGACAAGGAAGCGCTCCGTGTCGGCTCCGCCGTCCGCCGAAGGCGCCGGGCCCTGGATCTCACGCTCGCCGCCGTCGCGGGGCGCAGCGGCCTGTCCGTGCCCTTCCTCAGCCAGATCGAGAACGAACGGGCACGGCCCAGCATGCGCTCGCTCCACCGCGTCGCGGACGCGCTGGAGACCACCGCCGCCGAACTGCTCGCCGCCGCCGACTCCTGCCGGGTCGTCGACGTCGTCCGGGCGGACGACGCCACCCTCGCCGCCCGGCCGGGCGTGCGCCATCTGGTGCGCGGTCACCACCAGCTCCACGCCGTGGAGTTCACCGGCGAGCAGGACGCCGGGGGCGAGCACCAGCACCGCAACGACGAGCTGATGTACGTGGCCGACGGGGCCGCCGAGGTCGAGGCCGAGGGACGCGCCCACCGGCTGGAGAAGGGCGACACGCTCTTCCTGTCCGGCGGTGTGCTCCACCGCTGGCGCGCCACCCGTCCCGGCACCCGCCTCCTCGTGGTCGCCGTCGCCGACCACATCGAGGCCGTCGCCCCGTGA
- a CDS encoding gamma-glutamyl-gamma-aminobutyrate hydrolase family protein, with translation MTQPLIGVSTYLEDASWGVWRLPAALLPAGYPRLVQSAGGIAAMLPPDEPGRAAAAVARLDGLVVAGGPDVEPVRYGAHPDPRTGPPARERDAWELALIRAALDTGTPLLGICRGMQLLNVALGGTLVQHLDGHVDAVGVFGRHAVTPVAGTRYASLVPEESSVPTYHHQSVDRLGAGLVVSAHAHDGTVEAVELPDPSWVLGVQWHPEMAEDTRVMAGLVRAAS, from the coding sequence GTGACCCAGCCGCTCATCGGCGTCAGCACCTATCTGGAGGACGCCTCGTGGGGCGTGTGGCGACTGCCCGCCGCGCTGCTGCCCGCCGGCTATCCGCGCCTCGTCCAGTCGGCCGGCGGCATCGCCGCGATGCTGCCGCCGGACGAACCCGGCCGGGCCGCGGCGGCCGTGGCCCGGCTCGACGGGCTGGTCGTCGCGGGCGGGCCCGACGTCGAGCCCGTGCGGTACGGGGCCCACCCGGATCCGCGTACCGGACCGCCGGCCCGGGAGCGGGACGCCTGGGAGCTCGCCCTGATCCGCGCGGCGCTCGACACCGGCACCCCGCTGCTGGGGATCTGCCGGGGCATGCAGCTGCTGAACGTCGCCCTCGGCGGCACGCTCGTCCAGCACCTCGACGGGCACGTGGACGCCGTCGGGGTCTTCGGCCGGCACGCCGTGACGCCCGTCGCGGGCACCCGGTACGCCTCGCTGGTGCCGGAAGAATCGTCGGTCCCGACATACCACCACCAGTCCGTGGACCGACTCGGCGCCGGTCTCGTCGTCTCCGCGCACGCGCACGACGGCACCGTGGAGGCCGTCGAGCTCCCGGACCCCTCCTGGGTGCTCGGAGTGCAGTGGCACCCGGAGATGGCCGAGGACACCCGTGTCATGGCGGGTCTCGTGCGCGCCGCCTCCTGA
- a CDS encoding quaternary amine ABC transporter ATP-binding protein: MSRLQAEHLYKVFGRRPDEAVRRLGSGSGRDELRAEGTTAAVIDASFSVEPGQIFVVMGLSGSGKSTLLRMLNGLLEPTAGRVLFDGRDLTALGARGLREVRAHRISMVFQHFALFPHRSVLENAAYGLEVQGVARAERERRAAEALELAGLAGWEQSWPDELSGGMQQRVGLARALATDADLLLMDESFSALDPLIRRDMQDQLLELQKRLKKTIVFITHDLNEAMRLGDRIAVMRDGRIVQLGTAEDILVRPADDYVASFIQDVDRSRVLTASAVMTEPLSTGAGGCGCETVTPDTLVADVCAVSARVPHPVAVKEDSGDVVGVVPQSRLVGLVGLVGDERAEPVPCGAPVRRLPQQKEVRASA; this comes from the coding sequence GTGTCCAGGCTCCAGGCGGAGCACCTGTACAAGGTGTTCGGCAGACGACCCGACGAGGCGGTGCGCAGGCTCGGAAGCGGCTCCGGCCGCGACGAGCTCCGCGCCGAGGGAACGACGGCGGCGGTGATCGACGCCTCCTTCTCCGTCGAGCCGGGTCAGATCTTCGTCGTCATGGGTCTGTCCGGGTCCGGCAAGTCCACGCTGCTGCGCATGCTCAACGGACTGCTGGAGCCGACCGCCGGACGCGTCCTCTTCGACGGCCGGGACCTGACCGCCCTCGGTGCCCGCGGGCTCCGCGAGGTGCGCGCCCACAGGATCAGCATGGTCTTCCAGCACTTCGCGCTGTTCCCCCACCGCAGCGTGCTGGAGAACGCCGCCTACGGCCTGGAGGTCCAGGGCGTCGCCCGCGCCGAGCGCGAGCGCCGTGCGGCCGAGGCCCTGGAGCTCGCCGGTCTCGCCGGGTGGGAGCAGTCCTGGCCGGACGAGCTGTCCGGCGGTATGCAGCAGCGCGTGGGTCTCGCCCGCGCCCTGGCCACGGACGCGGACCTGCTGCTGATGGACGAGTCCTTCAGCGCCCTCGACCCGCTCATCCGCCGCGACATGCAGGACCAGCTGCTCGAGCTCCAGAAGCGGCTGAAGAAGACCATCGTCTTCATCACCCACGACCTCAACGAGGCCATGCGCCTGGGCGACCGCATCGCCGTGATGCGCGACGGGCGGATCGTCCAGCTCGGCACCGCCGAGGACATCCTGGTCCGGCCGGCCGACGACTATGTGGCGTCGTTCATCCAGGACGTGGACCGCTCCCGGGTGCTGACGGCGTCCGCCGTCATGACCGAGCCGCTGAGCACCGGCGCCGGCGGGTGCGGCTGCGAGACCGTCACGCCCGACACCCTCGTCGCGGACGTGTGCGCCGTGAGCGCGCGCGTTCCGCATCCGGTGGCCGTCAAGGAGGACTCCGGCGACGTGGTCGGCGTCGTTCCGCAGTCCCGGCTCGTCGGCCTCGTCGGCCTCGTCGGCGACGAGCGGGCCGAGCCGGTGCCCTGCGGCGCACCGGTCCGCCGCCTGCCGCAGCAGAAGGAGGTGCGTGCGAGTGCCTAG
- a CDS encoding helical backbone metal receptor, with product MLAGATRWCTHPADLGAARIGGTKNPDVEAVVALRPDLVVANEEENREPDLAALRTAGLEVLVTEVRTLPQAFGELQRVLSACGVPRPRWLDDAEAAWDAVEPDAEPRRAVVPVWRRPWMVLGRDTFAGDLLARLGVGNVCAAHPDRYPRIPLDELNAAGADLVVLPDEPYRFGADDGPEAFPAIPAALVDGRMLTWYGPSLAAAPTVLRAALRRRDPAA from the coding sequence ATGCTGGCCGGTGCCACCCGCTGGTGCACCCACCCCGCGGACCTCGGCGCGGCCAGGATCGGCGGCACCAAGAACCCCGACGTGGAGGCGGTCGTCGCGCTGCGGCCCGATCTCGTCGTCGCCAACGAGGAGGAGAACCGGGAGCCCGACCTCGCCGCGCTGCGCACCGCGGGGCTGGAGGTGCTCGTCACCGAGGTGCGGACCCTGCCCCAGGCCTTCGGCGAGCTGCAGCGGGTCCTGTCCGCCTGCGGGGTGCCCCGCCCCCGATGGCTCGACGACGCCGAGGCCGCATGGGACGCCGTCGAACCGGACGCGGAGCCGCGCCGCGCGGTGGTGCCGGTCTGGCGGCGCCCCTGGATGGTCCTCGGCCGCGACACCTTCGCCGGCGATCTGCTCGCCCGCCTCGGCGTCGGCAACGTCTGCGCCGCACACCCGGACCGCTATCCCCGTATCCCGCTCGACGAGCTGAACGCCGCGGGCGCGGACCTCGTGGTCCTCCCCGACGAGCCCTACCGCTTCGGCGCGGACGACGGCCCGGAGGCGTTCCCGGCGATCCCCGCCGCGCTCGTCGACGGCCGCATGCTCACCTGGTACGGCCCGTCGCTGGCGGCGGCTCCGACGGTGCTGCGGGCAGCGCTCCGCCGGCGAGACCCCGCAGCGTGA